In one window of Cynocephalus volans isolate mCynVol1 chromosome 6, mCynVol1.pri, whole genome shotgun sequence DNA:
- the SRL gene encoding sarcalumenin isoform X1: MKLPWKHGVLHEGKISSSSEPELQVSASGGTEDVGNLLENHFSAGDASLEEKERALYADAAPQDKKLLLHYPDGREAESSEKIAAAGAPPAAASPGSDPEASLSNASAAESALPGDTVGPREDGEGPSAGGVEGPVEEERPGLSLGRGEEGAAGGEAEGQAGSGEVPEEAREVQGDSPMQAAAVGTAEPEAAEAPPSLEGEEFHAQETEGKGTPGPGQEPAVLDGAPDVASVGEEPEADDDTGAREGVEDQGESSPRLEAGRATETSAESGGAQSSGAGGTEEEQPPEGQAQGMPSEDETSEEEEGGDNSGSEEAGGDASESEEDSGDGDGASSEEEGSASDEAGERQEEPQKAAGDNSRVDEGAQLGLEELNAGSEGGEAQDAEAEEPEEGRQGRGIPAVAPQEEMEDVSEEAPPRDRSHIEKTLMLDEDKPADDYSVVLQRLRKIYHSSIKPLEQSYKYNELRQHEITDGEITSKPMVLFLGPWSVGKSTMINYLLGLENTRYQLYTGAEPTTSEFTVLMHGPKLKTIEGIVMAADSARSFSPLEKFGQNFLEKLIGIEVPHKLLERVTFVDTPGIIENRKQQERGYPFNDVCQWFIDRADLIFVVFDPTKLDVGLELEMLFRQLKGRESQIRIILNKADNLATQMLMRVYGALFWSLAPLINVTEPPRVYVSSFWPYDYRPDTHRDLFLKEEISLLEDLNQVIENRLENKIAFIRQHAIRVRIHALLVDRYLQTYKDKMTFFSDGELVFKDIVEDPDKFYIFKTILAKTNVSKFDLPNREAYKDFFGINPISGFKLLSQQCSYMGGCFLEKIERAITQELPGLLGSLGLGKNPGALNCDKTGCGETPKNRYRKH; encoded by the exons ATGAAACTACCTTGGAAACATGGAGTACTACATGAGGGCAAGATATCATCTAGCTCAGAGCCTG AACTGCAAGTCTCTGCTTCGGGTGGCACGGAAGATGTTGGCAATTTGTTGGAGAATCATTTCTCTGCTGGAGACGCAAGTctagaggagaaagaaagggcaCTTTATGCAGACGCGGCCCCTCAGGACAAGAAACTGCTCCTTCACTACCCGGATGGCAGGGAGGCTGAGAGCTCGGAGAAGATTGCAGCCGCTGGGGCTCCTCCAGCTGCTGCCAGCCCGGGCTCCGACCCCGAAGCCAGCCTCTCTAATGCCTCAGCTGCAGAGTCAGCTCTGCCTGGGGACACTGTGGGGCCTAGGGAGGATGGGGAAGGCCCATCGGCAGGAGGGGTCGAGGGGCCCGTGGAAGAGGAGAGGCCAGGGCTCAGTTTGGGACGAGGAGAGGAGGGAGCTGCCGGTGGGGAGGCAGAAGGACAGGCTGGGAGTGGCGAGGTCCCTGAGGAGGCCAGGGAGGTCCAAGGGGACAGTCCCATGCAGGCAGCAGCTGTGGGGACAGCTGAGCCTGAAGCTGCAGAGGCCCCTCCTAGCTTAGAAGGTGAGGAGTTTCATGCCCAGGAGACGGAAGGCAAGGGCACCCCGGGGCCTGGACAAGAGCCGGCAGTGCTGGATGGAGCCCCTGATGTCGCATCTGTGGGAGAAGAGCCAGAGGCCGATGATGACACAGGAGCCAGGGAGGGGGTTGAGGACCAGGGGGAGTCCAGTCCCCGCCTGGAGGCTGGCCGAGCCACAGAGACCAGCGCAGAGTCTGGGGGTGCCCAGAGCTCCGGGGCAGGAGGAACTGAGGAGGAACAACCCCCAGAGGGCCAGGCACAAGGAATGCCCTCAGAGGATGAGACCTCGGAGGAAGAAGAGGGCGGTGACAACAGTGGAAGTGAGGAGGCGGGAGGAGATGCATCTGAGTCGGAAGAAGACAGCGGTGATGGTGACGGGGCGAGTTCTGAGGAAGAAGGGAGCGCCTCTGACGAGGCTGGGGAGCGCCAGGAGGAGCCCCAGAAAGCAGCAGGAGACAACAGCCGTGTGGATGAAGGGGCCCAGCTCGGCCTGGAGGAACTGAATGCAGGGTCTGAGGGCGGTGAGGCCCAGGATGCTGAGGCAGAGGAGCCCGAAGAGGGACGTCAAGGGAGGGGGATTCCTGCAGTTGCTCCCCAGG AGGAGATGGAGGATGTGAGTGAGGAAGCCCCTCCGAGGGACCGCTCCCACATCGAGAAAACCCTGATGCTGGATGAGGACAAGCCAGCCGACGATTACTCTG TGGTGCTGCAGCGGCTTCGAAAGATCTACCATTCGTCCATCAAGCCCCTAGAGCAGTCCTACAAATACAATGAGCTTCGGCAGCATGAGATCACAG ATGGGGAGATTACTTCCAAGCCAATGGTGCTCTTTCTGGGACCGTGGAGTGTTGGTAAATCCACCATGATAAACTACCTCCTTGGGTTGGAAAACACTCGCTACCAGCTCTACACAG GTGCCGAGCCCACCACGTCCGAGTTCACGGTCCTCATGCACGGGCCCAAGCTGAAAACCATTGAGGGTATTGTCATGGCTGCGGACAGTGCCCGCTCCTTTTCACCCCTGGAGAAATTTGGCCAGAATTTCCTGGAGAAGCTGATTGGCATCGAGGTTCCCCACAAACTCCTGGAGAGGGTCACTTTTGTGGATACTCCAGGCATCATTGAGAACCGCAAGCAGCAAGAAAGAG GCTACCCCTTCAATGACGTGTGCCAGTGGTTCATCGACAGAGCTGAcctcatttttgttgtttttgaccCAACCAAGCTGGATGTGGGTCTGGAGCTGGAGATGCTTTTCCGCCAGCTGAAGGGACGAGAATCCCAGATAAGGATCATTCTGAACAAGGCTGACAACCTGGCCACGCAGATGCTCATGCGGGTGTACGGGGCCCTCTTCTGGAGCTTGGCCCCTCTCATCAATGTCACGGAGCCCCCAAGGGTTTACGTCAGCTCCTTCTGGCCATATGACTATAGGCCCGACACCCACCGGGACCTGTTCCTCAAGGAAGAGATCTCCCTCCTGGAAGACCTGAATCAGGTTATCGAGAACAGGTTGGAGAACAAGATAGCCTTCATCCGCCAGCATGCCATCCGGGTCCGCATTCACGCCCTCCTGGTGGACCGCTATCTGCAGACGTATAAGGACAAAATGACCTTCTTCAGTGATGGAGAGCTGGTGTTCAAGGACATTGTGGAAGATCCTGATAAATTCTACATCTTCAAGACCATCCTGGCAAAGACCAATGTTAGCAAATTTGACCTTCCCAACCGCGAGGCCTACAAGGACTTTTTTGGCATCAATCCCATTTCTGGTTTCAAACTCCTGTCGCAACAGTGCTCCTACATGGGAGGATGCTTTCTGGAGAAGATCGAGCGGGCCATCACCCAGGAGCTTCCTGGCCTTCTGGGGAGCCTTGGGCTCGGGAAGAATCCAGGTGCTCTCAACTGTGACAAAACAGGGTGTGGAGAAACTCCAAAGAACCGCTATAGGAAGCATTAG
- the SRL gene encoding sarcalumenin isoform X2 translates to MRALVLLCCFVVSLLLSGQAELQVSASGGTEDVGNLLENHFSAGDASLEEKERALYADAAPQDKKLLLHYPDGREAESSEKIAAAGAPPAAASPGSDPEASLSNASAAESALPGDTVGPREDGEGPSAGGVEGPVEEERPGLSLGRGEEGAAGGEAEGQAGSGEVPEEAREVQGDSPMQAAAVGTAEPEAAEAPPSLEGEEFHAQETEGKGTPGPGQEPAVLDGAPDVASVGEEPEADDDTGAREGVEDQGESSPRLEAGRATETSAESGGAQSSGAGGTEEEQPPEGQAQGMPSEDETSEEEEGGDNSGSEEAGGDASESEEDSGDGDGASSEEEGSASDEAGERQEEPQKAAGDNSRVDEGAQLGLEELNAGSEGGEAQDAEAEEPEEGRQGRGIPAVAPQEEMEDVSEEAPPRDRSHIEKTLMLDEDKPADDYSVVLQRLRKIYHSSIKPLEQSYKYNELRQHEITDGEITSKPMVLFLGPWSVGKSTMINYLLGLENTRYQLYTGAEPTTSEFTVLMHGPKLKTIEGIVMAADSARSFSPLEKFGQNFLEKLIGIEVPHKLLERVTFVDTPGIIENRKQQERGYPFNDVCQWFIDRADLIFVVFDPTKLDVGLELEMLFRQLKGRESQIRIILNKADNLATQMLMRVYGALFWSLAPLINVTEPPRVYVSSFWPYDYRPDTHRDLFLKEEISLLEDLNQVIENRLENKIAFIRQHAIRVRIHALLVDRYLQTYKDKMTFFSDGELVFKDIVEDPDKFYIFKTILAKTNVSKFDLPNREAYKDFFGINPISGFKLLSQQCSYMGGCFLEKIERAITQELPGLLGSLGLGKNPGALNCDKTGCGETPKNRYRKH, encoded by the exons AACTGCAAGTCTCTGCTTCGGGTGGCACGGAAGATGTTGGCAATTTGTTGGAGAATCATTTCTCTGCTGGAGACGCAAGTctagaggagaaagaaagggcaCTTTATGCAGACGCGGCCCCTCAGGACAAGAAACTGCTCCTTCACTACCCGGATGGCAGGGAGGCTGAGAGCTCGGAGAAGATTGCAGCCGCTGGGGCTCCTCCAGCTGCTGCCAGCCCGGGCTCCGACCCCGAAGCCAGCCTCTCTAATGCCTCAGCTGCAGAGTCAGCTCTGCCTGGGGACACTGTGGGGCCTAGGGAGGATGGGGAAGGCCCATCGGCAGGAGGGGTCGAGGGGCCCGTGGAAGAGGAGAGGCCAGGGCTCAGTTTGGGACGAGGAGAGGAGGGAGCTGCCGGTGGGGAGGCAGAAGGACAGGCTGGGAGTGGCGAGGTCCCTGAGGAGGCCAGGGAGGTCCAAGGGGACAGTCCCATGCAGGCAGCAGCTGTGGGGACAGCTGAGCCTGAAGCTGCAGAGGCCCCTCCTAGCTTAGAAGGTGAGGAGTTTCATGCCCAGGAGACGGAAGGCAAGGGCACCCCGGGGCCTGGACAAGAGCCGGCAGTGCTGGATGGAGCCCCTGATGTCGCATCTGTGGGAGAAGAGCCAGAGGCCGATGATGACACAGGAGCCAGGGAGGGGGTTGAGGACCAGGGGGAGTCCAGTCCCCGCCTGGAGGCTGGCCGAGCCACAGAGACCAGCGCAGAGTCTGGGGGTGCCCAGAGCTCCGGGGCAGGAGGAACTGAGGAGGAACAACCCCCAGAGGGCCAGGCACAAGGAATGCCCTCAGAGGATGAGACCTCGGAGGAAGAAGAGGGCGGTGACAACAGTGGAAGTGAGGAGGCGGGAGGAGATGCATCTGAGTCGGAAGAAGACAGCGGTGATGGTGACGGGGCGAGTTCTGAGGAAGAAGGGAGCGCCTCTGACGAGGCTGGGGAGCGCCAGGAGGAGCCCCAGAAAGCAGCAGGAGACAACAGCCGTGTGGATGAAGGGGCCCAGCTCGGCCTGGAGGAACTGAATGCAGGGTCTGAGGGCGGTGAGGCCCAGGATGCTGAGGCAGAGGAGCCCGAAGAGGGACGTCAAGGGAGGGGGATTCCTGCAGTTGCTCCCCAGG AGGAGATGGAGGATGTGAGTGAGGAAGCCCCTCCGAGGGACCGCTCCCACATCGAGAAAACCCTGATGCTGGATGAGGACAAGCCAGCCGACGATTACTCTG TGGTGCTGCAGCGGCTTCGAAAGATCTACCATTCGTCCATCAAGCCCCTAGAGCAGTCCTACAAATACAATGAGCTTCGGCAGCATGAGATCACAG ATGGGGAGATTACTTCCAAGCCAATGGTGCTCTTTCTGGGACCGTGGAGTGTTGGTAAATCCACCATGATAAACTACCTCCTTGGGTTGGAAAACACTCGCTACCAGCTCTACACAG GTGCCGAGCCCACCACGTCCGAGTTCACGGTCCTCATGCACGGGCCCAAGCTGAAAACCATTGAGGGTATTGTCATGGCTGCGGACAGTGCCCGCTCCTTTTCACCCCTGGAGAAATTTGGCCAGAATTTCCTGGAGAAGCTGATTGGCATCGAGGTTCCCCACAAACTCCTGGAGAGGGTCACTTTTGTGGATACTCCAGGCATCATTGAGAACCGCAAGCAGCAAGAAAGAG GCTACCCCTTCAATGACGTGTGCCAGTGGTTCATCGACAGAGCTGAcctcatttttgttgtttttgaccCAACCAAGCTGGATGTGGGTCTGGAGCTGGAGATGCTTTTCCGCCAGCTGAAGGGACGAGAATCCCAGATAAGGATCATTCTGAACAAGGCTGACAACCTGGCCACGCAGATGCTCATGCGGGTGTACGGGGCCCTCTTCTGGAGCTTGGCCCCTCTCATCAATGTCACGGAGCCCCCAAGGGTTTACGTCAGCTCCTTCTGGCCATATGACTATAGGCCCGACACCCACCGGGACCTGTTCCTCAAGGAAGAGATCTCCCTCCTGGAAGACCTGAATCAGGTTATCGAGAACAGGTTGGAGAACAAGATAGCCTTCATCCGCCAGCATGCCATCCGGGTCCGCATTCACGCCCTCCTGGTGGACCGCTATCTGCAGACGTATAAGGACAAAATGACCTTCTTCAGTGATGGAGAGCTGGTGTTCAAGGACATTGTGGAAGATCCTGATAAATTCTACATCTTCAAGACCATCCTGGCAAAGACCAATGTTAGCAAATTTGACCTTCCCAACCGCGAGGCCTACAAGGACTTTTTTGGCATCAATCCCATTTCTGGTTTCAAACTCCTGTCGCAACAGTGCTCCTACATGGGAGGATGCTTTCTGGAGAAGATCGAGCGGGCCATCACCCAGGAGCTTCCTGGCCTTCTGGGGAGCCTTGGGCTCGGGAAGAATCCAGGTGCTCTCAACTGTGACAAAACAGGGTGTGGAGAAACTCCAAAGAACCGCTATAGGAAGCATTAG
- the SRL gene encoding sarcalumenin isoform X3, which yields MRALVLLCCFVVSLLLSGQAEEMEDVSEEAPPRDRSHIEKTLMLDEDKPADDYSVVLQRLRKIYHSSIKPLEQSYKYNELRQHEITDGEITSKPMVLFLGPWSVGKSTMINYLLGLENTRYQLYTGAEPTTSEFTVLMHGPKLKTIEGIVMAADSARSFSPLEKFGQNFLEKLIGIEVPHKLLERVTFVDTPGIIENRKQQERGYPFNDVCQWFIDRADLIFVVFDPTKLDVGLELEMLFRQLKGRESQIRIILNKADNLATQMLMRVYGALFWSLAPLINVTEPPRVYVSSFWPYDYRPDTHRDLFLKEEISLLEDLNQVIENRLENKIAFIRQHAIRVRIHALLVDRYLQTYKDKMTFFSDGELVFKDIVEDPDKFYIFKTILAKTNVSKFDLPNREAYKDFFGINPISGFKLLSQQCSYMGGCFLEKIERAITQELPGLLGSLGLGKNPGALNCDKTGCGETPKNRYRKH from the exons AGGAGATGGAGGATGTGAGTGAGGAAGCCCCTCCGAGGGACCGCTCCCACATCGAGAAAACCCTGATGCTGGATGAGGACAAGCCAGCCGACGATTACTCTG TGGTGCTGCAGCGGCTTCGAAAGATCTACCATTCGTCCATCAAGCCCCTAGAGCAGTCCTACAAATACAATGAGCTTCGGCAGCATGAGATCACAG ATGGGGAGATTACTTCCAAGCCAATGGTGCTCTTTCTGGGACCGTGGAGTGTTGGTAAATCCACCATGATAAACTACCTCCTTGGGTTGGAAAACACTCGCTACCAGCTCTACACAG GTGCCGAGCCCACCACGTCCGAGTTCACGGTCCTCATGCACGGGCCCAAGCTGAAAACCATTGAGGGTATTGTCATGGCTGCGGACAGTGCCCGCTCCTTTTCACCCCTGGAGAAATTTGGCCAGAATTTCCTGGAGAAGCTGATTGGCATCGAGGTTCCCCACAAACTCCTGGAGAGGGTCACTTTTGTGGATACTCCAGGCATCATTGAGAACCGCAAGCAGCAAGAAAGAG GCTACCCCTTCAATGACGTGTGCCAGTGGTTCATCGACAGAGCTGAcctcatttttgttgtttttgaccCAACCAAGCTGGATGTGGGTCTGGAGCTGGAGATGCTTTTCCGCCAGCTGAAGGGACGAGAATCCCAGATAAGGATCATTCTGAACAAGGCTGACAACCTGGCCACGCAGATGCTCATGCGGGTGTACGGGGCCCTCTTCTGGAGCTTGGCCCCTCTCATCAATGTCACGGAGCCCCCAAGGGTTTACGTCAGCTCCTTCTGGCCATATGACTATAGGCCCGACACCCACCGGGACCTGTTCCTCAAGGAAGAGATCTCCCTCCTGGAAGACCTGAATCAGGTTATCGAGAACAGGTTGGAGAACAAGATAGCCTTCATCCGCCAGCATGCCATCCGGGTCCGCATTCACGCCCTCCTGGTGGACCGCTATCTGCAGACGTATAAGGACAAAATGACCTTCTTCAGTGATGGAGAGCTGGTGTTCAAGGACATTGTGGAAGATCCTGATAAATTCTACATCTTCAAGACCATCCTGGCAAAGACCAATGTTAGCAAATTTGACCTTCCCAACCGCGAGGCCTACAAGGACTTTTTTGGCATCAATCCCATTTCTGGTTTCAAACTCCTGTCGCAACAGTGCTCCTACATGGGAGGATGCTTTCTGGAGAAGATCGAGCGGGCCATCACCCAGGAGCTTCCTGGCCTTCTGGGGAGCCTTGGGCTCGGGAAGAATCCAGGTGCTCTCAACTGTGACAAAACAGGGTGTGGAGAAACTCCAAAGAACCGCTATAGGAAGCATTAG